Proteins encoded by one window of Lathyrus oleraceus cultivar Zhongwan6 chromosome 1, CAAS_Psat_ZW6_1.0, whole genome shotgun sequence:
- the LOC127092818 gene encoding uncharacterized protein LOC127092818 produces MDINELVLLKDDAGINRMKLIALINGNVHLYVMRPVYGKESILSLENNVGPSSVEEDNLEDDTLDDLNNGVKGTFDDFDTFEYLNNLGDKFDEGGTTDVEDRDAVDQESSCEDVNLDGTTEGIDQKDSCQGVNFEGVTLSEDAIMNITLEGTTYCMIYDQETGILDGTSYLVRVQKDYVVEGLICNEDEDEGLECN; encoded by the coding sequence ATGGATATTAATGAGTTAGTTTTGTTGAAAGATGATGCAGGAATAAATAGAATGAAATTGATAGCACTGATTAATGGGAATGTGCATTTATATGTCATGCGTCCAGTTTATGGGAAAGAGTCAATATTGTCTCTAGAAAACAATGTAGGACCAAGTAGTGTAGAAGAAGACAATTTGGAAGATGACACCTTAGATGATTTGAATAATGGTGTAAAAGGAACTTTTGATGATTTTGATACTTTTGAATATTTGAATAATCTAGGTGACAAGTTTGATGAAGGAGGGACCACTGATGTAGAAGATAGAGATGCAGTTGACCAAGAATCTTCATGTGAAGATGTTAATTTGGATGGGACCACTGAAGGCATTGACCAAAAAGATTCATGTCAGGGTGTTAATTTTGAGGGGGTCACTTTGTCTGAGGATGCAATAATGAACATTACATTGGAGGGAACCACTTATTGTATGATATATGATCAAGAAACTGGTATATTGGATGGAACATCTTATCTGGTACGTGTTCAAAAAGATTATGTAGTTGAGGGACTTATTTGTAACGAAGATGAAGATGAGGGACTGGAATGTAACTAA
- the LOC127117693 gene encoding probable RNA-dependent RNA polymerase 5, which produces MAEQPHTLPPSVEKLVKQICIEQSLQCQLEPIAKRRLVAIGEQLAIDLLKQISNSKIRNLNALIMYMLKQPPYSLSPSIPPTPSRPSPSRRSPSPSPLLAFPPSSSSGVLTALGELEFRKSFLLLSYAGRRSIEDVVTADYVRSLKDLPMKTFENEIWEAVGKKFVDRPSDRQLYNEWDSGRTPIYQCYVSANGSLSFKGPILQHTRTHLQKSLGDDNVLLVKFADPQIAKKSKTSVQEAANHYGKFGKEGIHVGLRLYRFFVFKDGGKEEKKKDSTTSSVKCYFIRTESYCSADERASYLLTNKTMFESRSLFMHAHMLPSVDKYMARFSLILSKTFKLNIDLATVSVQTIPDVQCQDGNGIPVSHNEKPCILTDGTGFISEDLAVCCPNNVAAGTNLNNTYIKDISNLVELGDTSNATGETALSTHQPPLLIQCRLFHMGCAMKGTLLVNKKLPPRTIQVRPSMIKVETDPSLSNTQSLNSLEVVTTSHKPNRAYLSKNLIALLSYGGVPNEFFMDVLKSNLEDSDHIYTNKRAALRASVNHGEMDEYNAAGMLLCGIPLDEPFLQHYLSRLVKAEKNKLRGGKIYLEDCFYVMGTVDPTANHCLKENQVCIIHENGQITGDVLVYRNPGLHFGDIHIMQATHVDGLESYVGHGKYAIFFPCVGPRSVADEIAGGDFDGDMYWVSKNPQLLQYFKKSDPWKESSPCNSVRLSSSVKKPSELLAVELEEELFKLFLETRFQSSSTIGIAADSWMALMDRLLILRNDRTKEREQRQVTENILKLIDIYYEALDAPKKGGAKIQVPNDLTVEMYPHYMERDRSFTSTSILGSIYDEVCRWQTTDTSGNEIRKLPCFDVEIPMHCMKKWEAFYKEYRKDMSIARSDVSKSKDEEAAQVIKIYKQKFDDDANIEDLSKNISDIYNEALALYHVAYDYAIQVKDVARCGFVWKVAGSVLIRFYAEQQYQKTLICNPFVLREIFGS; this is translated from the exons ATGGCGGAGCAACCGCATACTCTTCCGCCGTCAGTAGAGAAACTAGTTAAACAAATTTGCATCGAACAATCACTGCAATGTCAACTTGAACCTATAGCCAAACGACGCCTAGTTGCAATCGGAGAACAACTAGCTATTGATCTTCTTAAGCAAATTTCCAACTCTAAAATTCGAAACCTTAATGCTCTCATTATGTACATGCTTAAACAACCTCCTTACTCTCTCTCGCCTTCAATACCTCCTACTCCGTCACGTCCATCACCATCACGCCGGTCACCCTCACCATCGCCACTTCTAGCATTTCCTCCATCTTCCTCTTCCGGTGTTCTAACGGCGTTAGGAGAATTAGAGTTTCGAAAATCCTTTCTGCTACTAAGTTATGCTGGAAG AAGGAGTATTGAAGATGTTGTGACTGCTGATTATGTAAGAAGCTTGAAGGACTTGCCAATGAAAACTTTCGAGAATGAGATATGGGAAGCTGTGGGGAAAAAATTCGTTGATCGTCCTAGTGATCGCCAACTG TATAATGAATGGGATTCTGGCAGGACACCTATATACCAGTGCTATGTTTCTGCAAATGGGAGCTTGAGCTTCAAG GGCCCTATTTTGCAACACACGCGAACACACCTGCAGAAGTCTCTAGGTGATGACAATGTTTTGCTTGTTAAATTCGCTGATCCTCAGATTGCAAAGAAATCAAAAACCAGTGTTCAAGAAGCTGCCAATCACTATGGGAAGTTTGGAAAAGAAGGGATCCATGTTGGGCTTCGTTTGTATCGATTTTTTG TTTTCAAAGATGGTGGAaaggaagagaagaagaaggattCAACAACTTCATCAGTCAAATGTTATTTTATTAGGACAGAATCATATTGTTCTGCAGATGAGAGGGCATCTTACCTTTTGACAAATAAGACAATGTTTGAATCTAGATCTTTATTTATGCATGCACACATGTTACCTAGCGTTGACAAGTATATGGCTAG GTTCTCTCTCATTCTATCAAAGACCTTTAAGCTTAATATTGACTTGGCAACTGTGAGTGTCCAAACAATACCAGATGTACAATGCCAG GATGGAAATGGCATTCCTGTCTCTCATAATGAGAAACCATGTATTCTCACAGACGGAACTGGGTTCATCTCAGAAGATTTGGCGGTATGCTGCCCTAACAATGTTGCAGCAGGAACAAACTTGAATAATACATATATTAAG GACATCTCCAATCTGGTTGAACTTGGGGATACGAGTAATGCTACGGGAGAAACAGCACTCAGCACACATCAGCCA CCACTGCTGATTCAGTGCCGTCTCTTTCACATGGGTTGTGCAATGAAGGGTACTCTTTTGGTTAACAAAAAG CTTCCTCCGAGAACAATACAGGTTCGGCCTTCAATGATCAAAGTTGAAACAGATCCGAGCCTTTCAAATACTCAGAGCTTAAATTCGCTGGAGGTGGTAACTACAAG CCACAAACCAAATAGAGCATATTTATCTAAAAATTTGATCGCACTTCTAAGCTACGGAGGAGTTCCAAATGAATTCTTCATGGATGTACTTAAGAGTAATTTAGAAGATTCCGACCATATCTATACCAATAAGCGTGCTGCTCTCAGAG CTTCTGTCAACCATGGTGAGATGGATGAATACAATGCAGCAGGAATGCTTTTATGTGGGATTCCTCTTGATGAACCATTTCTTCAGCATTATCTATCTAGGCTTGTAAAAGCCGAAAAAAACAAGCTCAGAGGAGGGAAAATATATTTAGAAGATTGTTTCTATGTGATGGGAACTGTTGATCCCACAGCAAACCATTGCCTGAAAGAGAATCAAGTTTGTATTATTCA TGAAAATGGCCAAATTACTGGAGATGTGCTGGTTTATCGAAATCCAGGTTTACATTTTGGGGACATTCACATAATGCAGGCCACACATGTGGATGGATTAGAATCTTATGTTGGCCATGGCAAATATGCGATTTTTTTCCCATGTGTTGGACCCCGCTCTGTAGCAGATGAGATAGCTGGAGGTGATTTTGACGGTGACATGTACTGGGTGTCAAAAAATCCTCAG CTGTTGCAATATTTCAAGAAGAGTGACCCTTGGAAGGAAAGTTCACCATGCAATTCTGTAAGATTGAGTTCTAGTGTTAAAAAGCCAAGTGAGCTTTTAGCCGTGGAACTTGAGGAAGAACTTTTTAAACTATTTCTGGAAACTCGGTTTCAATCAAG TAGCACAATAGGTATAGCAGCTGACAGTTGGATGGCACTCATGGATCGCCTTTTGATATTAAGAAATGATAGAACTAAAGAAAGGGAGCAGCGGCAAGTAACGGAAAATATACTTAAGTTGATTGATATATACTATGAGGCATTAGATGCTCCTAAGAAAGGCGGAGCAAAG ATCCAAGTCCCAAATGATTTGACTGTAGAAATGTACCCACACTATATGGAAAGGGACAGATCATTCACTTCAACCTCGATCTTAGGTTCAATATACGACGAGGTTTGCAGATGGCAAACTACTGATACGTCGGGAAATG AAATTAGAAAACTTCCCTGTTTTGATGTTGAAATACCCATGCATTGTATGAAAAAGTGGGAAGCATTCTATAAGGAGTATAGGAAGGACATGAGTATTGCCCGCAGTGACGTATCTAAGTCCAAAGACGAAGAGGCTGCTCAAGTCATTAAGATCTATAAGCAG AAATTTGATGATGATGCTAACATAGAGGATCTTTCGAAGAACATTAGTGATATTTATAATGAGGCTTTGGCTTTGTATCACGTTGCTTATGACTATGCTATTCAAGTAAAAGATGTCGCTAGATGTGGCTTTGTTTGGAAGGTTGCTGGTTCAGTTCTCATTAGGTTTTATGCAGAACAACAATATCAAAAGACTTTGATATGTAATCCATTTGTATTGCGTGAGAtttttggttcatga